The genomic stretch TGAGTGATTACAAAAAAGTACAGAATTTATTCAGTCTTGGTGAATTGCTTGGTGTAAAAATAGAAAAAGAAGAAACCAAAGAAGAAAGAGAAAAAACAACATCAAAAAGAATAATAGGAGAACTATTAAATGAAATATTACTAACAGGTAAAACAGAGCTAACAGAACTAACAACAATGTTCAATCCAGGAAAAAGGATAGAAATAAAAGATATAAAATCGTTATTATTCTATCTAGGATTCATGACATTTGAAAAAAAAGGCATAATAACATATCTAAAAATACCAAATTACTCAATGAAAAAAATATTCTCAGAATATTTTACAGAATACATAGAAGAAAAACTAACAGAATATATAGACCCGGAACCAATAGAAATAGCAGTAAGAAAAATACTATCAGATGGAGAAATAAAAAGCTTTGCCAAAGAAATAGAAAACCTATTGAGCAAAATGGACAATAGAATATTCATGGGATTAGACGAAAAATACATAAAAGCAATAATGTATAGTTATCTAATACTAACGCCATATGCAATGGTAAAAATGGAATATCCAGTAGAAAATGGATATATAGATATAGCAATGTTCAAAAGATATGAGGAAGTACCATATGAAGCGATAATAGAAGTAAAATATATAAAACAAAAAGAATACACAGAAGAAAAATTAAAAAGGAAAATAAAAGAAGCAAAAGAACAAATAGAAAAATACAAGAAATCATATGAATTAAACTCAAAAAATGAAACAATGAAAAAGTATATAATTATTTTTGTGGGTAAGGAAGCGAAATATGTTGAGGAAGTAAAATAAGTTCTATAATAGAACTGTTTTTATAAAAAATAGTTCTATAAAAAAACGGAATATATAAAATTAGCATAAAAAGTGTTGTATTAGAACGATTTATGGT from Marinitoga hydrogenitolerans DSM 16785 encodes the following:
- a CDS encoding PD-(D/E)XK nuclease domain-containing protein, with protein sequence SDYKKVQNLFSLGELLGVKIEKEETKEEREKTTSKRIIGELLNEILLTGKTELTELTTMFNPGKRIEIKDIKSLLFYLGFMTFEKKGIITYLKIPNYSMKKIFSEYFTEYIEEKLTEYIDPEPIEIAVRKILSDGEIKSFAKEIENLLSKMDNRIFMGLDEKYIKAIMYSYLILTPYAMVKMEYPVENGYIDIAMFKRYEEVPYEAIIEVKYIKQKEYTEEKLKRKIKEAKEQIEKYKKSYELNSKNETMKKYIIIFVGKEAKYVEEVK